Proteins co-encoded in one Juglans regia cultivar Chandler chromosome 16, Walnut 2.0, whole genome shotgun sequence genomic window:
- the LOC109006727 gene encoding uncharacterized protein LOC109006727 produces MASSESMDMDDSFRLRVEKVFGSLASSKPSALQSSIWSITDDEVERREWRRGTDTSDRDDTPCAASFDDFAKEKRASRRKFRRGLEEDPDDLNDHEDDGDEKPDRSFRGGDEESEEWEIRSSIGLDPTLDNEEEEDEYDKVATGRENVGERLFMGDIAHHGSYLNSHNVLHTSLRGTSKDSRANHLAARIRLKEDEAEAEAQKYKSSDTYDSEVKEQHDEASKGCSQLRSILKRKENNTVSKSQKRVRFDPGCKYDSGEVLERSVSVLSTKATVSDDGILRAQNKSGVPDFLLNPSKYTRYSFDSKSSIDEESNAQACMEFFKLVNKLEPSKSGLETADSSADLPKSVTFIPKKKVIDAKAVSDSGVLKQNKEEDHEKSLHGAGFPVGIAAGEAQDEVSAMEEDESETNAADRSVSFVKPGRRYRTKSMSDDHDS; encoded by the exons ATGGCATCCTCAGAATCCATGGACATGGACGACAGCTTCCGATTACGTGTGGAGAAGGTCTTCGGATCCCTCGCTTCCTCGAAACCCTCGGCTCTGCAATCTTCGATATGGTCCATAACCGATGATGAGGTCGAGCGAAGGGAGTGGAGGCGTGGTACGGACACATCTGATCGTGACGACACGCCGTGTGCGGCCTCATTCGATGATTTCGCGAAGGAAAAGAGAGCTTCGAGAAGGAAGTTTCGCAGAGGGCTCGAAGAAGATCCCGATGATCTCAACGACCACGAGGACGACGGCGATGAGAAGCCGGATCGATCTTTTAGAGGAGGCGACGAAGAAAGTGAAGAATGGGAAATCAGATCTTCTATCGGCCTGGACCCCACTCTAGATAACGAG gaagaggaagatgaataTGACAAAGTGGCTACGGGGAGAGAAAATGTTGGTGAGCGCCTGTTCATGGGAGATATTGCTCATCATGGATCTTATTTGAACTCTCACAATGTGCTTCACACTTCATTACGTGGTACCAGTAAGGACTCACGTGCCAATCATCTGGCTGCAAGAATTAGGCTGAAAGAAGATGAAGCTGAAGCTGAAGCTCAAAAGTACAAGTCTAGTGATACTTATGACTCGGAAGTTAAGGAGCAGCATGATGAAGCATCTAAAGGCTGTAGTCAGTTGAGGTCTATACTGAAGAGGAAGGAGAATAACACCGTTTCCAAGTCACAAAAACGTGTCAGGTTTGACCCTGGTTGTAAATATGATTCTGGAGAAGTATTAGAGAGGTCTGTGAGTGTCCTCTCAACTAAGGCTACGGTTTCAGATGATGGAATTCTGAGAGCCCAAAATAAGTCGGGGGTTCCAGACTTTTTGCTAAATCCTTCCAAGTATACGCGTTATAGTTTTGATTCGAAGAGTAGCATTGATGAAGAATCTAATGCTCAAGCATGTATGGAGTTCTTTAAACTGGTAAATAAGCTAGAGCCTTCAAAGTCAGGGTTAGAGACTGCAGATTCTTCAGCGGATCTACCAAAGTCTGTGACCTTTATTCCAAAGAAAAAGGTTATTGATGCCAAAGCTGTAAGTGATAGTGGTGTGTTAAAGCAAAACAAGGAAGAAGATCATGAGAAGTCCCTGCATGGAGCAGGCTTTCCTGTAGGAATTGCAGCTGGGGAAGCCCAAGATGAAGTTAGTGCAATGGAGGAGGATGAATCGGAAACAAATGCAGCAGATAGGAGTGTCAGTTTCGTAAAACCTGGTCGGAGGTATCGGACAAAATCAATGTCAGATGACCATGATTCTTGA
- the LOC109006726 gene encoding trihelix transcription factor ASR3-like, which translates to MASETQLISLAQYGVDGETDGARNGVQARPTSVDGDKTPRLPRWTRQEILVLIQGKRVVETRGSGRSAGLPFGSGLVEPKWASVSSYCKRHGVNRGPIQCRKRWSNLAGDYKKIREWESQAKEGTESFWVMRNDLRRERKLPGFFDKEVYDILESGSGVAPETPATALALAPVPTPGHVAEDADEAGGLFDSQRSAVADDGLFSDFEQEDSGRSSEKAMEVSIPAPMPISEKHYQPVLRGSHGQGTTNEKQPASNPEIGSTSLEDRKRKRVAAEEEDEETVSLQNQLTDVLERNGQMLTAQLEAQNENFHLDREQRKDDVNSLIGVLNKLSDALARIADKL; encoded by the exons ATGGCTTCGGAGACGCAACTAATAAGCCTCGCTCAGTATGGCGTTGACGGCGAGACAGACGGCGCCAGAAACGGCGTTCAGGCCAGGCCAACGTCCGTCGACGGCGACAAAACACCGCGACTCCCCCGGTGGACGAGGCAGGAGATTCTGGTGCTCATACAGGGAAAGCGGGTCGTGGAGACCCGGGGGAGTGGGAGGAGCGCAGGGTTGCCGTTCGGGTCGGGCCTTGTGGAGCCCAAGTGGGCCTCGGTCTCGTCGTATTGTAAGCGACATGGGGTGAACCGAGGACCAATCCAGTGCCGTAAAAGGTGGAGTAATCTGGCCGGAGACTATAAGAAAATTAGGGAATGGGAGTCTCAGGCGAAGGAGGGAACGGAGTCGTTTTGGGTGATGAGGAACGATTTGAGGAGGGAGAGGAAGTTGCCTGGGTTTTTTGACAAGGAGGTTTATGATATATTGGAATCCGGGTCGGGCGTGGCTCCGGAGACTCCCGCTACCGCTTTGGCTCTTGCTCCGGTCCCGACTCCAGGTCATGTGGCCGAGGACGCAGATGAGGCAGGCGGCTTGTTTGACAGTCAGCGGAGCGCCGTTGCGGATGATGGGTTGTTCTCAGATTTCGAACAGGAGGATTCCGGTCGGAGTTCCGAGAAGGCGATGGAGGTTTCAATTCCTGCTCCTATGCCAATTTCAG AGAAGCATTATCAACCGGTATTACGAGGCTCTCATGGTCAag GAACCACAAATGAGAAACAGCCTGCCTCAAATCCTGAGATAGGATCCACTTCTCTAGAGGACCGGAAGCGGAAAAGGGTTGCAGCTGAAGAAGAGGACGAGGAAACAGTTAGTCTGCAGAATCAGCTTACTGATGTTCTGGAAAGGAATGGACAAATGCTGACTGCTCAACTTGAAGCTCAGAATGAAAATTTCCACCTGGATCGTGAACAGCGGAAAGATGATGTTAATAGCTTGATTGGTGTCCTCAATAAACTTTcagatgctttagcaagaattGCAGACAAGTTGTAG